The Scylla paramamosain isolate STU-SP2022 chromosome 30, ASM3559412v1, whole genome shotgun sequence DNA window catggatGTATCCTTTTCTGTCTTAATTCCAAATATGTTTCatattgcttcttcttccttcctcattccactCTTTGTCAATATTTTAAGCAAGACTTCTTAATGTGTGCAGTGCACCTTGTCTTTGCATTATTTAGAGTTATTACTGTTTCTTCAAGTCGATGTTTTTCTTTCGATTCATCTACTGTTTGTGTTGTCTCgcccttcctttgtctctccctgtcccttTCAAACCTCCATACCTTTGTCATCGCTTTccttaaccttctctctctctctctctctctctctctctctctctctctctctctctctctctctctctctctctctctctctctctcaagccgaCGTGGTGTGACGTGTGGCCCAACTCTCAATTATGGTTgcgccctccccccccccccccctctctctctctctctctctctctctctctctctctctctctctctctctctctctctctctctctctctctctctctctctctcttctcttctgtgtctttcagtaattttcctccctcccaacctacatttctctttccatccctcccttactTTTCCGCACccattttctccttcacaccctctttctactttcactttcctcctctctcttttctgtattttttcccaCCGTTTTCCACACATTATCTTATTGCTTCACTTTCTGTTTTCCTcgattttcttccctcctcctccacataatctttcttttttcttctttattttcctttgtttttcttccgtattttttattctatacaccttcacacacacacacacacacacacacacacacacgcacacacacacacacacacacacacacacacacacacactttacctttttcacattttttttctttttatcgtaaCTTTTACCACgagtatttttctccttttttcttttccttctttttcttcactttcactaactctacttcatttttcctaccttcatttccctcttttcaCTTTGCATaactctccttcattttttcctacttttatttcccctttcattttccctaactctccttttttcctagcttcacttccccattcacTCCTCACCCGCCTTTCTCTCATGCTCTTCTTCAGGCAGATAGGTGTTTGTTTCCCTACGCTGTTGACGTCATGACTAATCTGAGCGACCCCTGAGCCTTTGAAAGAATCGTACCCTCTCAGTTGTGGAATGTAATGACCGATGCTGGGGAGTTCTGCCGCAGCAATGTCTCCTCGTCCCTTGAAGCTGGTAAGAAAGAAAGTGGTGATACAGTACTTCATTTATCAGACTTTTCTACGTATGAAGGAAACAGTTCAAGGATACAgagaatgggaaaaataaagctCCTTCAAATGTCGCGCTCCCAAAAACAGGAGGCATTTAAATGTGAGGGGCAATTTAGCCATAGATGTACTATGATCAAGACCACTAGTTGTTCGACGATCCCTTGGCTGGCATCTTGGTACAGAATCTGGATCATTCTGTATAACATTTTCAAAACCTTCTACAAACTTAAGAAATATATcacttttaaatatatatagccGCATCATCTAACGGAATGACACAGTTGTTTTCGAGCGAGTGAAATCTTTTAGATCACAACGCAAAAAACATTTCTTCCCACTTTTTTGCAGCCAGTTTCCTTATAAATTGACGATGATTGTCGAAAATAATGCCGTTCATTCAATCCACAGTCTGGTGTGATTcgcaacaaaaaggaaagattaattTCTCATTTCTAGTTGCAGATATGTGTTTATTGTacagaatgcaaaaaaaaaaaatgttgttacTAAAAGACGTCGATCAACacattatgaaagaaaaaaaactgcccAATTCGGCAGCTAAGTTCATTTAACAAAATGTATGACCTCGGGTCACCAGATGTCTCAAGGCGGTCACGTCAGTTGCATCCAGCAGCCTCCTGGCGGCGACGAAGCCGATGAAAAGACTAATGTTCATACTGGATGACCTTGCCATTGCTCAGCCTGACTGCGGAGGGGCCGGCCAGGAGGACAGAGACGCCATGACCTAGCTGAATCATCTTTCCTCCGGGAGTGATGACCGCTGAGTCGCCGACAAGGGCGGCCGATCGCTTCTTTGCGCTGTGCTGGATGTTGTATCCGTCGGAGAACACAGTCCCGGAGGCACTGCTGTGAACCAAGGTTGTGCCACGGGCCAGCTGCTTCTGTGTGCCGTCTTTGAATATTATTCCCGAGGGACCATGGGACAGCACATGGGGATTGCTGCGGCGGTGGCGAGGGAAGTTGTTGTGGAGGGCAGCCATATCTTGGCCAAACTGAACGTGAGACCCGTCCTTCATGATCACGCCCGACGAGCCGACGACGGCGATGTTGTCAGCCTGCTCGCGGGTGAACTGGTGCTGCCTTCCGTCAGGATAGACAACACCGCCGTGGCCATACTGGGCGCTGACGCCCGCCGCCATCAGACACATTGCTACCTGTAGGAGTCACACGGGAGGATGAGAAAGCCGTGACACCAGCAGTCAAGAGGTGTTCACATTGACAGTGGAGAACACTGAACACCGACAAGTGAGGAACCTTACCAAAAGCTTCATGGCTGCAGTCCTGGTCTTCCTCGGCACTCCAAGATAAGGCTGCTGGGATGACTGATGCAGGATTGGGGCGGACGCCCTTTTATACCCGTGCATTTCGCTTCGCCGTTAACCTTCGTTCGTAGACAATGGACCGCTTATGCACGTCCACCAAAGAGCAGCAGAAGTATTTCACTTATTGGATTTAGCCTTATAAGGACAAGGATTGCATTCTCTTCAGTCAGACCAGCGTGAACTTTAAGGTGCGAATGTTTTTAAATTCCGGCTAATTAATCTTTCGATGTCGCGCAAAGAATGGTGTAAAGTTGGTTTAATCTTAATTTCAATTTATGTGTCTGTGAGAGTCATTCAAGGCAAAAGTAGACTTCGTGTTACCGGGATGACGTTGTTATCTTGTTTTGGTTCATCCTTGCAGAAGCATAAACGAGGAAAACAGAATCGAAAAGACAGTAAAACTTGCAGAAGGAAATTACccggattgaaaaaaaaaaaaaactcaagccTCTAATTTATGAAATACTCACATGGTTGAATGATGAGCATCACATGGcaccggggagagagagagagagagagagagagagagagagagagagagagagagagagagagagagagagagagagagagattcctggaaataaaaaaaatgtatggtgtttaaaacacacacacacacacacacacacacacacacacacacacacacacacacacacacactaaatttaAGTATATAGCGGGTATGGGAGATATTTCAGAAATCCTCTGATTGCTGCAGATGTGCGGATAACTTCTGAAGTCTCCCCGAAGACCACCAAAAAAAATTTACGACGAATAGAAaccataaataagaaaattgacAAAGAATGTGCTCAATCTTTCAGTCTCGTGTGGCTCCGAGAACATATTTACCTGGCTCTATcaatcagtatatatatatatatatatatatatatatatatatatatatatatatatatatatatatatatatatatatatatatatatatatatatatatatatatatatatatatatatattttttttttttttttttttttttttttttatgtaggaaggatactggccaagggcaacaaaaatctaataaaaaaatgcccactgaaatgccagtcccttaaaagggtcaaagcagtggtcaaaaattggtggataagtgtcttgaaacctccctcttgaaggaattcaagtcataggaaggtggaaatacagaagcaggcaaggagttccagagtttaccagagaaagggatgaacgattgagaatactggttaactcttgcgttagagaggtggacagaataggggtgagagaaagaagaaagtcttgtgcagcgaggccgcggaaggaggggaggcatgcagttagcaagatcagaagagcagttggcatgaaaatagcggtagaagacagctagatatgcaacattgcggcggtgagagaggggctgaagacagtc harbors:
- the LOC135116041 gene encoding cuticle protein CP1246-like, with the protein product MHGYKRASAPILHQSSQQPYLGVPRKTRTAAMKLLVAMCLMAAGVSAQYGHGGVVYPDGRQHQFTREQADNIAVVGSSGVIMKDGSHVQFGQDMAALHNNFPRHRRSNPHVLSHGPSGIIFKDGTQKQLARGTTLVHSSASGTVFSDGYNIQHSAKKRSAALVGDSAVITPGGKMIQLGHGVSVLLAGPSAVRLSNGKVIQYEH